Within Aricia agestis chromosome Z, ilAriAges1.1, whole genome shotgun sequence, the genomic segment CCTACTAATAATTAAGTGATTGACCTAAGTACTATGATACCTTGttggcataataatattattgtaattataatctTTACCTTAGTGCGACAGTTAGTCAAATAAGGCCctattcgaccaaacttgaagttacacgcgTATAACTATcgtgagaataattttactcctttaatttactctagggtattatcgtttgcattttaccaagttactcatagagtatgaaataaaatgtcaattatagttcacaatgacaccgaccgtgacagttgaaccctgttgtgcaactattctcagtttaatatttactccaccaaaatagcccgtgtaaatatttactcccgtgtaattacctcattcttggattagaagttggaaaaacgcaaaaccagcttactctttgattaggagacagttatactcgagtaaaattttactccagtttggtcgaatccgccctaagtataataaaaaaatcttcttgACAATTACTCAgctttaaaaataagaaaagacCTTTTTCATGAATGAACTACGCGTAATGATTGTCACATACAGGAAATtcattaaggcgaggataaaccccaatttattgttccgtgactcccggtttacctagttccaatataataacgaagtgttaagaaatatgagatataaagcccaatatataaaataccttaaaccataaacattttaataaaacgtaatactttggctgtaattaatttacaaactcacctccgataaaaacctatttcatcgaaatataagtatcaactaggataattatacattttatttgaataaattgttagtaaatctatattaaaatgcccttaaccgaacaattttgtttcttaatgtttattcccaaagatattttaaaaaaacatgaaaaatagagaagatccgcccgagaacctacagttttatgctaagctaaaatgaatcttattgcgatgcgtatacgcttggtctttggttgtgtgcaaggttatcgttttggattgggattaatccccgccttaaaagTGCTTTTTCACGCTGGATACCCTCACCAAAATACGCGTAGCTTCCATCGTCTCAACTGCGTAAACTATTTAGAGCCCTAAGCTACAACTTACAAGGGTCCCTAAACATCTCCAAGAATACAATCTTCTCTTGGCTTGGacttaggtactatcagagaagtcgattcctaggcagatggcagacctaagtaatttggtcgcacccaccgatcacagctaacattgaattgacataagccgaccaaatgactttGGCAGATTAGACAGAactatgtctattgtgactttggtccgtcaactgcttaggaatcaatttcctcgatggtaaataaaaagttttgcgCTAAAAGGCCTCGTAACTTCAATGTAAATAACgctcaaaaaataaaatattttagagtaTGAAAAGAGCATTACCAGAATATAATAACAGGCCAACGAAGGGCAACATAAAGGCGTACTTAACAAATAAAGTTGATTTAAATTGAAGACGCgagtggaagaacacaataactaactgtaaaaaaatgcaatttttttgcataaatggaggctttagggccggaaaaatgattGAAAGAAAATAATCGTGCGTTTATGTATAGTCAGATACATTAGgcaggtgatgaagtagataagttataacaaggtttgttcaaattataagggaaaaaattagtaaatattcgtatgttacaaaatgttagttatcgtgttcttcaactcacgtctttaattatatAAGATTCCCCAGTTATCTAAGGAGATGGAGAGAATTATATTGGATTGAAACCTAATAAAGTATTCATGTGAGGACGAACAATTGCGTATGATTAGGGCGCTCACTGTACcgaatatacatttttttatacgctttttattagcttcacctgtatgtttgtttgtaaccGACTTCTTTGGGCGCCCCGcgcctcccccagggtcttccacttgtctcgctccagcggcaccgttggccagcccggctggtacgcctccagctcatcgcgccatcttttcctaggccggccacggttgcgtcttccatcttcaggtacccactctgtcgatatctttgcccagcggtcgggatgcataCGGCTAACGTGGCCAGCCCAATCCCATTTTAGCTTAGCCGCTTTAACTTCTACGTCCGTGATTTTTGTTTGTGAGCGCAGTATTGTGTTCCTTATTTTGTCCAGAAGACTTACTCCcaacatactgcgctccattgctctttgGCAAACCCCGAGTTGGGACTTTTGTAAATCAGTCAATGACCAAGTTTGCgcaccgtaggttaggacgggcagaatacacatgtcgacgagCCTGCGCCTCTGGTAGCTCTCCCTTCATTCATAAACCATACTTTGGTTTATTTATGAAAGCGCGATTTTTTAGATTAAGAAAAGCGTGGGGTGCTTTTTAAGATATTATCAAAATGATAATCATGCTACTCATAtctgtcaataaaatatttataactattGACACCATGCACCCCacgcttttttttaaataaaatatttttttttattcacactattattaatttatatttattgaaaattttaacacttcttaattttaatttattaaaatttattttcaattttttagtTTGGTTTTCTATAAAAAGCgtgtttttagtttattttaactataatatttatttctttcgATGTTGTCACCCAGATGACTTTGTCTGTGTcctttgaaattaaattagaGTATAaggcccgcaacttcgttgcgccaaaagctgtttatcacgcgggaatcgtacattttccgggatcaaaCCTAAaacccctttaaatattaattttattttgtttttagtatttgttgttatagcggcaacagatatacacaatctgtgaaaattttagaactctagctatagcgattcttgagatacagcctggagacagacaggcggacagacagacggacagacagacatcgaagtctcatgaatatggtcctgttttcaccctttgggtacggaaccctaaaaatggagaGCACTAAGAAATTCACAAAtcttagacgtgggagagccatgcttcggcacgaatgggccggctcggccggagaaataccacgttctcacagaaaaccggcgtgtaacagcgattgcgctgtgtttcaccgagtgagtgagtttaccggaggcccaatcccctaccctattcccttcccttcccatccctaccctcccctattaccctattccctcttaaaaggccggcagcgcacctgctgcagctcttctgatgctgcgagtgtccatgggcgacggaagttgctttctatcaggtgacccgtttgctcgttgtcccccttatttcattaaaaaaaatcgacacAACGCTAGTTGTCTTTTTCTCCCAAAAGTTGCCAATGCACTCGGCACTTCTATAGTTTTTACACTCTCGGTACGAAACCTAATAAACAGTTAAATTAAGAGCAGGTCAAAGTTCTGTCAGCTCGTTTTGGTCTAAAAGTGATCTTTTTGTACTGCGTGGGCTTTTAATAAGTCGGTCTTTACCGCACTCTTATATCCCATCTCAATTAAAAAGCAATTTGAATTATACATTTCGGGTACGCTGTTCTATTTTAAGGTTACATTATTATCTAGGTATATaattggatgctgttaagcattggtgtgtcatcccacatcggactagttttgagtaatcggtgttttaagtttttttggaataatctttattttctgcttattttaagcaaaaaaatgttattgtgcggtatcatttttttttgttgaaatgcgtagattatgattatgaaaaaacattttaattttacattcagttttaagagaaaacgtataaaaatggttaatgcaatattgctatagggcttattacatagcattaatgtcctttgtgctatttcacataaatgcaaaattctgatttgttctttcaatacaaaaagtgctttaattttaacaaaatgttataaaattaccttgtcacgcccaaaccgctaaaccgattcttctgaaatttggtatggagatactttgagtcccgggaaaggacatagggtcctttttattaaaaaaatgtacggttcccaggcattaaataaaaatgatttcagctTATACCGCTATCGGCTACGTGGATTTCGATAATAATATTTGGTATAcagatacgttatgtctcgggaaaggacataggatactttatatccgggaaaaaggtatgataaacaaaaattatttgcgcctaaaccaccgaaccgattttgatgaaaattggtgtgcacatactttgactcttgtgaaaggacataagataattagtgtcttcaaaaatgtacggttaccacgttataaaatttcctattttgcgcctaaaccgctgaacagattttgatgaaacttggtatggagatactttgagtcccggaaaaggccataggatcctttttgtctcggaaaaatgtacggttcccaggcgttaaataaaattatttctgcttataccgctacatggattttgatgatatttggtatgcagatacgttatgtatcggaaaaggacagagagttcccgcttcttccTCCCTTCCCGTGCTTCccgcagagtgctcttatgtatcgcgcacacatttgggcactataaaattactcctgcgtaactggcctggtttcattgaaaccagagtgctcttgtgtattgcgcatacacttgggcactataaaaattactcctgcgtaactggtctgctttcattgaaaccagagtgctcttgtgattgcgcacacacttgggcactatacaattactcctgcgtaactggcctggtttcattgaacccagagtgctcttgtgtattgcgcacacacttgggcactatgatattactcctgcgtaactggcttggttttattgaaaccggccaccgccccgaaatcggtgtgggagtttttttatttattataattaccagcattggacattgggcataattattgaaatactcgttagtctaattaaattattaatctaattgcaaactaaaataattagaatacattttatacatattattattaatcaacttacgggtaatttcagatgcacaattacttcatcaatctgattaatttgtaatctgattaaaattactaattactttttgcccaactctgcacgtgataaactaattatttctacattaactaaatttaatcaaaatcggttcagcagcttaaacgcaaattaataaagtttatagcgtgaaaaccgaacattttccatgataaaaaatattatcctatgtccttctccaaaaccttacgtaatatctacatgtacttactcaatatcgatatcttatgccaaattcattgttgttgactgcgtgggaaccgtacattttccgggacaaaaagtatctaatgtcattttaattgattcaaagtatccgcatacaaaattttatctaaatcggttcagcggtttaagcgcaaatcattttagaaacatagtacataaatgctgtatacaaaacctcactaagaggaataagcattaagcatttttgtactctagaatatgctacagtgggttttcaaaaaaatggatttcactgtcgtaaaccttatgttataaataacaaaactgcattattaactcaaaacccgattttatgtgggatgaaacaccaatgcttaacagcagccatatattatctatatactaTATATGCATAAATGTGGTATACCAAATAATATGTtcagaaatatgaaaataaatagagGTAATAGaaaataagttattttattattgtaagatttaagtttggaaattgcaagTATGTCGTTGATGTCTTTTTTAAGAGTTTACTTTTAAAGCTAAGGTTACGACATACgacaaattttattataaactaagtTCTTATATCGTTTTAGTTTTGATATTGCATCGGAACCTTAAGAAGGTATGTTTTTTTCTCTATCTGGCCGTTCCTTTCAGTTTCTAACGTTCGatcgtataatataattatttattggtaGAAATGCTAAATACCAAGTGTtactttttaaatcatttaagctctttatattatattatgtaatgtgtTATGTTTATGGAATTGAGCATTTAAGTGGTTTATGAGTTGGAGTTGAGAACATCAAAGTGAAAAAGTTAAAACATGTAAGTCTATTGTAAGATTCAGAAAAAAATCTTTGGGCTTAATATTAATTGGgtaatttgttttaataatgttttttttattaaaaaaaatgtttcatatgttttatattataataataattgtagtaggttaatttaaattaaattgtacaTTATACTACGTACGTCAACAGCAATGTGGTTTTATATAGATGACGAGAAAAAGATAATCAATAATACCATAGTCATTTAATCGAATCCATATTCAAATAATTCTGTCGTCGTGAACACTTCAGCGCCTCAGGTAGTACGCTGAGTATGGAGAAGCGTAGGTGTAGGCGGAGTAGGCTAGCGGCGCGGTGTAGGCGGAATAGGCGGAGTAGGCTACTGGCGCGGTGTAGGCGGCCGCTACTGGCGCGGTGTACGCCGCCGCTACTGGCGCGGTGTATGCCACTGGCACGATGCCGGGCTTGGCGGCGGCCACAGCTAAGAAGCAGGCGAAGAGGAACTGAAAAAAATAgatcttttaataatattataacaaaatactttttagtACGACAGCAGGTACCTAATTGTACGAATATTAGAAACCACTCATATTAGCTTGCTAGACTtgtacaatattaatttactgtATTATAATTTTGCCGACTAAGCGTCCTAATTATATTCTTGTTGAAATTAAATAGACTAAGCTAATAATAGCattgttaagttggaagaaatATAGGTTACCAGACTTATATTTTgtcgttaacataatatatttttttaaataatataatacgttTATTGATATCCCAAAAACTTACATCTTGTTTACAGGCAATGAATATTGTACACAAATTAGGATATTAACTCGGATGGCACAGGTTGGTTGATCTCTGACTTCGAAACTATTATAATGTGATATCGGAGTcagaatgtaaacaaaaatttgAGTTAGAATTCAgactttaaatatttcattctagtACTCGTATGCTTTCAGCGCAGTCACTCGGTGTTTATTTTTCAAGACCAATGGTTGCATTTAGAGACACGATAGAGAGATGATTTAACTTTTTactcatttaattaaaatgaatagGTTGACAGAAAATATATGGAGCTTATATcataatcttcatttaattacagttattaATATTCgcctcttacggccgttcccaatatttgat encodes:
- the LOC121739230 gene encoding pupal cuticle protein C1B-like translates to MFKLFLFACFLAVAAAKPGIVPVAYTAPVAAAYTAPVAAAYTAPVAYSAYSAYTAPLAYSAYTYASPYSAYYLRR